A section of the Buteo buteo chromosome 27, bButBut1.hap1.1, whole genome shotgun sequence genome encodes:
- the TNRC6A gene encoding trinucleotide repeat-containing gene 6A protein isoform X6, with amino-acid sequence MRELEAKATKEVERKLSRAFLPHLCGTERRDLVQEEEEQLMEERKKRKEEKKKKEAAQKKAIEQKIKVPEQTKTSVSQPQPVTSNGTSTVTSTNNNAKRATANSQQQQTLPRYPPREVPPRFRHQEQKQLLKRGQQLPVIAANLGSTPKVLNGQSGGSTVTNKQPVTNGEVPNSSKKQPDLNHSGLGSHYENSHWGPVSSNSDSSTNWDKVIVDGSDKEAWPSITGSDPELTSECMDTDSASSSGSERNLVIMASGSTGGENDGIRNGIGHGSQNKFVVGSNSNNVGNGSINGPWGLSHGTIISTCQVSVDAPDSKSESSNNRMNAWGTINSSSNGGLNPSTLNSNGNHGAWPVLENNGHALKGSVGSGNPGTNIQCSTIGQISNSQSINSKVGGSAHGSWGSLQENCDSEVNGTRKVSFSGQPQNLNTEMNGPNNTTNFMTSSLPNSAGSVQINELPNNTGHGAWRVSTMNHSQIQASPVTNGTSISHLSNGEAKSGGSYGTTWGAYGSNYSGDKCSGPNSQANGDTVNATLMQPGISGPGSTNFQINGNKGGGVWEAGTVNSQNMPWGSGNGASAGGSRRGWGNPAQNTGTNISNGEWSKLPSNQHSNESVNGNSRKFTNGWKSTEEDDLNSQSSAASQITEQNSAWAKTGTGDSEGSSESTGCHEDRVTTEGQNRERRKVDQHALLQSIVNRTDLDPRVLSNSGWGQTPIKQNTAWDTETSPRGERKTDNGTEAWGGSVTQTSSSGGCVDRPSPNNNDTSSVSGWGDPKSATRWGDSKGSNSQGGWEEDSAATVMVKSNQSWGSGKEEKSSWNDAQKIKQGWVDGQKASQGWAVSAGDSWGENSRSNHWGEAKKSSSGGSDSDRSVSGWNEPGKSNSVTWGGNNTNPNNSSGWDEPAKSNQNQGWGDPPKSNQPQVWGDSSKPINSPEWNKQDVGSWGAPSATNKPPGSGWLGGPMPAPAKEEEPTGWEEPSPESIRRKMEIDDGTSAWGDPSKYNYKNVNMWNKNVPNSSSSSDQQAQVHQQLLSSSAMSSKESSSGSGWGEPSTPATTVDNGTSAWGKPMDTGTSWGEPISDAAGTSGWGNASLGQQASNKPGPKSMQDSWCGDDMPLTGSRQTSWEEEEDVEIGMWNSSSSQEANPSLNWPPYMKKMPTKGIMKGGNKQDETWINPFIKQFTNLSFSRESPEETIQSNKMDMSGGLLQDKRMEMDKHGLNVGDYNRVVGKGPGSRPQISKESSMDRGPYFDKNGNPSMFGVGNIAAQPRSMQQPPAQPLNSSQPNPRAQVPPPLLSPQVPVSLLKYAPNNGGLSPLFGPQQVAMLNQLSQLNQLSQISQLQRLLAQQQKAQNQRSMPSGGRQQQEQQGRSLSMQQQMMQQSRQLDPNLLMKQQTPPSQQQSLHQPTMKSFLENVIPHATPELQKGPSPINAFSSFPIGMNSNLNVNMDMSSIKEPQSRLRKWTTVDSISVNTSLDQNSSKHGAISSGFRLEESPFVPYDFMNSSNSPASPPGSIGDGWPRAKSPNGSSSVNWPPEFRPGEPWKGYPNIDPETDPYVTPGSVINNLSINTVREVDHLRDRNSGSSSSLNTTLPSTSAWSSIRASNYNVSLSSTAQSTSVARNSDSKSTWSPGSVTNTSLAHELWKVPLPPKSITAPSRPPPGLTGQKPPLSTWDNSLRLGGGWGNSDARYTPGSSWGESSSGRITNWLVLKNLTPQIDGSTLRTLCMQHGPLITFHLNLPHGNALVRYSSKEEVVKAQKSLHMCVLGNTTILAEFASEEEISRFFAQGQSLTPSPGWQSLGSSQNRLGSIDGSHSFSNRNDLNHWNGAGLSGTSSGDLHGTSLWGSPNYSTSLWGTPSSNDTRGISSPSPINAFLSVDHLGGGGESM; translated from the exons ATCTGAACCACAGTGGTCTAGGATCTCATTATGAAAATTCTCACTGGGGACCAGTCTCTTCAAATAGTGACTCCAGCACAAACTGGGATAAAGTTATTGTAGACGGCTCTGACAAAGAAGCATGGCCATCAATCACTGGCAGTGACCCAGAGTTGACATCAGAATGTATGGACACTGACTCTGCCTCTAGCTCTGGGTCAGAGAGAAACCTCGTTATAATGGCTTCAGGGAGCACAGGTGGTGAAAATGATGGCATTCGAAATGGCATTGGACATGGTTCTCAAAATAAGTTTGTGGTTGGTAGCAACAGCAATAATGTGGGCAATGGAAGTATTAATGGGCCGTGGGGTTTATCCCATGGAACCATAATAAGCACATGTCAAGTTTCTGTGGATGCTCCTGACAGCAAATCTGAAAGTAGCAACAATAGAATGAATGCTTGGGGCACCATAAACTCTTCATCAAATGGAGGGTTAAATCCAAGCACTTTGAATTCAAATGGCAACCATGGTGCCTGGCCTGTATTGGAGAACAATGGACATGCCCTGAAAGGGTCTGTAGGGAGTGGTAATCCTGGCACAAATATTCAGTGCAGTACCATAGGTCAGATATCTAATAGTCAGAGTATTAACTCTAAAGTGGGTGGTTCAGCCCATGGTTCCTGGGGAAGCCTTCAGGAAAATTGTGATTCTGAAGTAAATGGTACAAGGAAGGTTTCATTCAGTGGGCAACCTCAAAACCTTAACACTGAAATGAATGGACCAAATAACACTACTAACTTTATGACCTCTAGTTTACCAAACTCTGCTGGTTCAGTGCAGATTAACGAACTGCCTAATAATACAGGGCATGGGGCCTGGCGTGTGAGCACAATGAATCATTCTCAGATTCAGGCCTCTCCAGTTACAAATGGCACTTCCATTTCTCATCTGAGCAATGGTGAGGCGAAAAGTGGTGGATCTTATGGTACTACATGGGGTGCCTATGGTTCTAATTACTCTGGAGACAAATGTTCAGGCCCAAACAGCCAAGCTAATGGTGACACTGTGAATGCAACTCTAATGCAGCCAGGCATTAGCGGGCCTGGCAGCACTAACTTTCAAATCAATGGGAATAAAGGCGGAGGGGTATGGGAGGCAGGGACAGTCAACTCCCAGAATATGCCATGGGGAAGTGGAAATGGTGCAAGTGCTGGCGGGAGTAGAAGAGGATGGGGCAATCCTGCACAAAACACTGGCACTAACATTTCAAATGGGGAGTGGAGTAAACTGCCTAGTAATCAGCATTCCAATGAAAGTGTGAATGGAAACAGCAGGAAGTTTACAAATGGATGGAAATCTACTGAGGAGGATGACCTTAACAGCCAGagttctgctgcttctcagatAACTGAGCAGAACAGCGCATGGGCCAAAACAGGTACGGGGGACAGCGAAGGTAGTTCGGAGAGCACTGGATGCCATGAAGATAGAGTAACTACAGAAGGACAGAATCGAGAGAGAAGGAAAGTTGACCAGCATGCATTACTCCAAAGTATAGTGAACAGAACTGACTTAGATCCGCGTGTCCTTTCCAACTCTGGTTGGGGACAGACTCCAATCAAACAGAACACTGCCTGGGATACTGAAACATCACCAAGGGGTGAAAGAAAAACTGACAATGGGACAGAGGCCTGGGGAGGCTCTGTGACACAgacttccagctcagggggatGTGTGGATAGACCGAGCCCTAATAATAATGATACCTCATCTGTATCAGGGTGGGGAGATCCAAAGTCTGCTACAAGGTGGGGAGACTCCAAAGGGTCAAACAGCCAAGGGGGGTGGGAAGAAGATTCTGCTGCTACAGTAATGGTCAAGAGCAATCAATCATGGGGAAGTGGCAAAGAGGAAAAGTCATCTTGGAATGATGCACAGAAGATCAAACAGGGATGGGTAGATGGACAAAAGGCCAGCCAGGGTTGGGCAGTTTCTGCTGGTGATAGCTGGGGTGAAAATTCAAGAAGTAACCATTGGGGTGAGGCTAAGAAATCCAGTTCAGGAGGTAGCGACAGTGACAGATCAGTGTCTGGTTGGAATGAGCCAGGTAAATCAAATTCTGTTACTTGGGGAGGTAATAATACAAACCCAAATAATTCTTCAGGATGGGATGAGCCTGCAAAGTCTAATCAGAACCAGGGCTGGGGAGACCCTCCTAAATCCAATCAGCCTCAAGTTTGGGGGGATTCATCAAAGCCAATCAACTCTCCAGAATGGAACAAACAAGATGTTGGCTCTTGGGGAGCACCATCTGCCACAAACAAACCCCCAGGGTCAGGCTGGCTGGGTGGACCAATGCCGGCACCAGCAAAGGAGGAAGAACCCACTGGCTGGGAGGAGCCATCCCCTGAATCAATACGCCGTAAAATGGAAATTGATGATGGAACTTCTGCTTGGGGTGATCCAAGCAAATACAACTACAAAAATGTGAATATGTGGAATAAAAATGTCCCAAACAGTAGCAGCAGTTCCGACCAGCAAGCACAGGTACATCAGCAGCTACTGTCTTCAAGTGCCATGTCTAGCAAGGAGAGCAGTTCGGGTTCTG gtTGGGGAGAGCCTTCTACTCCAGCCACTACTGTAGATAATGGAACTTCAGCGTGGGGTAAACCCATGGATACTGGTACTAGCTGGGGAGAACCCATCAGCGATGCAGCAGGCACCTCTGGCTGGGGAAATGCTTCTCTTGGTCAACAGGCTTCAAATAAACCTG GGCCTAAATCTATGCAAGATAGTTGGTGTGGAGATGATATGCCATTGACAGGCAGTCGTCAGACcagctgggaggaagaggaggatgtaGAGATTGGAATGTGGAACAGCAGTTCTTCACAAGAAGCTAACCCATCTTTAAATTGGCCAccttatatgaaaaaaatgcccACAAAG gGAATAATGAAAGGTGGAAATAAGCAAGATGAAACATGGATCAATCCATTCATTAAGCAATTCACAAATCTCAGTTTTTCA AGAGAATCACCAGAAGAAACCATACAGAGCAATAAGATGGACATGTCTGGAG GGTTATTGCAAGATAAGCGGATGGAGATGGATAAGCATGGCCTCAATGTTGGAGATTACAATCGTGTGGTTGGAAAAGGCCCTGGTTCTCGTCCTCAAATTTCCAAAGAGTCTTCCATGGATCGCGGTCCTTACTTTGATAAG AATGGCAATCCCAGTATGTTTGGTGTTGGTAATATAGCAGCACAGCCCAGGAGCATGCAGCAGCCTCCAGCACAACCTCTTAATTCATCTCAGCCTAATCCACGTGCTCAAGTGCCTCCTCCATTACTATCCCCTCAG GTTCCAGTATCATTACTGAAGTATGCACCAAACAACGGTGGCCTGAGCCCACTTTTTGGCCCACAACAGGTAGCCATGTTGAATCAACTGTCCCAGTTAAACCAGCTTTCTCAGATCTCCCAGTTACAG CGGTTGTTGGCTCAGCAGCAAAAAGCGCAGAATCAAAGAAGCATGCCTTCTGGTGGTCGTcaacagcaggagcagcag GGTCGATCTCTTAGTATGCAGCAACAGATGATGCAACAGTCCCGTCAGCTTGATCCAAACCTGTTAATGAAGCAGCAAACACCACCCTCTCAACAGCAGTCACTCCATCAACCCACCATGAAATCTTTCCTTGAGAATGTCATACCCCATGCTACTCCTGAGCTACAAAAAGGGCCATCACCAATAAATGCATTCAGCAGCTTCCCTATAG GAATGAACTCAAACTTGAATGTAAACATGGATATGAGCAGTATTAAAGAGCCACAATCTCGACTGAGGAAATGGACTACAGTAGACAGCATTTCTGTGAACACATCTTTAGATCAAAACTCCAGCAAACATG gtGCTATTTCAAGTGGTTTTAGGCTGGAAGAGTCTCCATTTGTTCCATATGACTTTATGAACAGCAGTAATTCACCAGCCAGTCCTCCTGGATCTATTGGGGATGGCTGGCCCCGTGCCAAATCGCCTAATGGCTCTAGCAGTGTTAACTGGCCACCAG AGTTTCGTCCTGGTGAGCCATGGAAAGGTTATCCAAACATCGACCCTGAAACTGACCCTTACGTCACTCCTGGCAGTGTCATAAACAATCTTTCAATTAATACTGTGCGGGAAGTTGACCACCTCAGGGACAGGAACAGTG GGTCATCCTCATCTTTGAACACCACGCTGCCTTCAACTAGTGCCTGGTCATCCATTCGTGCCTCCAACTACAATGTTTCCCTCAGCAGTACAGCACAAAGCACTTCAG TAGCCAGAAACAGTGATTCCAAATCAACATGGTCTCCTGGATCAGTCACTAACACCTCTCTGGCTCATGAGCTGTGGAAGGTCCCTTTGCCACCTAAAAGCATCACTGCTCCGTCCCGCCCACCTCCAGGGCTAACAGGCCAGAAACCACCGTTGTCCACTTGGGATAATTCCCTTCGTTTGGGTGGAGGATGGGGAAATTCTGATGCCAGATATACCCCTG GTTCAAGCTGGGGTGAGAGCAGCTCAGGGAGAATAACAAATTGGCTTGTTCTAAAAAACCTTACACCTCAG ATTGATGGCTCAACCCTGCGTACTCTGTGCATGCAGCACGGTCCACTAATAACATTCCACCTTAACCTCCCACATGGTAATGCTTTGGTCCGTTACAGTTCAAAAGAAGAGGTAGTGAAGGCACAAAAATCTCTGCACAt GTGTGTATTAGGGAACACTACTATTCTTGCTGAGTTTGCCAGTGAAGAGGAGATTAGTCGCTTCTTTGCACAAGGCCAGTCTCTGACTCCGTCTCCTGGCTGGCAATCTCTCGGATCCAGCCAGAACCGACTTGGATCCATTGACGGTTCCCATTCGTTCTCAAACCGTAATGATCTAAATCACTGGAATGGTGCTGGGCTGTCGGGAACTAGCAGTGGAGACCTTCATGGCACTTCACTTTGGGGGAGCCCCAACTATTCCACGAGCCTGTGGGGCACCCCGAGCAGCAATGACACCAGGGGAATTAGCAGCCCATCCCCCATCAACGCTTTCCTTTCTGTTGACCACCTAGGTGGAGGTGGAGAGTCCATGTaa
- the TNRC6A gene encoding trinucleotide repeat-containing gene 6A protein isoform X7, with the protein MEERKKRKEEKKKKEAAQKKAIEQKIKVPEQTKTSVSQPQPVTSNGTSTVTSTNNNAKRATANSQQQQTLPRYPPREVPPRFRHQEQKQLLKRGQQLPVIAANLGSTPKVLNGQSGGSTVTNKQPVTNGEVPNSSKKQPGMPPIRDLVSHSPNQSDLNHSGLGSHYENSHWGPVSSNSDSSTNWDKVIVDGSDKEAWPSITGSDPELTSECMDTDSASSSGSERNLVIMASGSTGGENDGIRNGIGHGSQNKFVVGSNSNNVGNGSINGPWGLSHGTIISTCQVSVDAPDSKSESSNNRMNAWGTINSSSNGGLNPSTLNSNGNHGAWPVLENNGHALKGSVGSGNPGTNIQCSTIGQISNSQSINSKVGGSAHGSWGSLQENCDSEVNGTRKVSFSGQPQNLNTEMNGPNNTTNFMTSSLPNSAGSVQINELPNNTGHGAWRVSTMNHSQIQASPVTNGTSISHLSNGEAKSGGSYGTTWGAYGSNYSGDKCSGPNSQANGDTVNATLMQPGISGPGSTNFQINGNKGGGVWEAGTVNSQNMPWGSGNGASAGGSRRGWGNPAQNTGTNISNGEWSKLPSNQHSNESVNGNSRKFTNGWKSTEEDDLNSQSSAASQITEQNSAWAKTGTGDSEGSSESTGCHEDRVTTEGQNRERRKVDQHALLQSIVNRTDLDPRVLSNSGWGQTPIKQNTAWDTETSPRGERKTDNGTEAWGGSVTQTSSSGGCVDRPSPNNNDTSSVSGWGDPKSATRWGDSKGSNSQGGWEEDSAATVMVKSNQSWGSGKEEKSSWNDAQKIKQGWVDGQKASQGWAVSAGDSWGENSRSNHWGEAKKSSSGGSDSDRSVSGWNEPGKSNSVTWGGNNTNPNNSSGWDEPAKSNQNQGWGDPPKSNQPQVWGDSSKPINSPEWNKQDVGSWGAPSATNKPPGSGWLGGPMPAPAKEEEPTGWEEPSPESIRRKMEIDDGTSAWGDPSKYNYKNVNMWNKNVPNSSSSSDQQAQVHQQLLSSSAMSSKESSSGSGWGEPSTPATTVDNGTSAWGKPMDTGTSWGEPISDAAGTSGWGNASLGQQASNKPGPKSMQDSWCGDDMPLTGSRQTSWEEEEDVEIGMWNSSSSQEANPSLNWPPYMKKMPTKGIMKGGNKQDETWINPFIKQFTNLSFSRESPEETIQSNKMDMSGGLLQDKRMEMDKHGLNVGDYNRVVGKGPGSRPQISKESSMDRGPYFDKNGNPSMFGVGNIAAQPRSMQQPPAQPLNSSQPNPRAQVPPPLLSPQVPVSLLKYAPNNGGLSPLFGPQQVAMLNQLSQLNQLSQISQLQRLLAQQQKAQNQRSMPSGGRQQQEQQGRSLSMQQQMMQQSRQLDPNLLMKQQTPPSQQQSLHQPTMKSFLENVIPHATPELQKGPSPINAFSSFPIGMNSNLNVNMDMSSIKEPQSRLRKWTTVDSISVNTSLDQNSSKHGAISSGFRLEESPFVPYDFMNSSNSPASPPGSIGDGWPRAKSPNGSSSVNWPPEFRPGEPWKGYPNIDPETDPYVTPGSVINNLSINTVREVDHLRDRNSGSSSSLNTTLPSTSAWSSIRASNYNVSLSSTAQSTSVARNSDSKSTWSPGSVTNTSLAHELWKVPLPPKSITAPSRPPPGLTGQKPPLSTWDNSLRLGGGWGNSDARYTPGSSWGESSSGRITNWLVLKNLTPQIDGSTLRTLCMQHGPLITFHLNLPHGNALVRYSSKEEVVKAQKSLHMCVLGNTTILAEFASEEEISRFFAQGQSLTPSPGWQSLGSSQNRLGSIDGSHSFSNRNDLNHWNGAGLSGTSSGDLHGTSLWGSPNYSTSLWGTPSSNDTRGISSPSPINAFLSVDHLGGGGESM; encoded by the exons ATCTGAACCACAGTGGTCTAGGATCTCATTATGAAAATTCTCACTGGGGACCAGTCTCTTCAAATAGTGACTCCAGCACAAACTGGGATAAAGTTATTGTAGACGGCTCTGACAAAGAAGCATGGCCATCAATCACTGGCAGTGACCCAGAGTTGACATCAGAATGTATGGACACTGACTCTGCCTCTAGCTCTGGGTCAGAGAGAAACCTCGTTATAATGGCTTCAGGGAGCACAGGTGGTGAAAATGATGGCATTCGAAATGGCATTGGACATGGTTCTCAAAATAAGTTTGTGGTTGGTAGCAACAGCAATAATGTGGGCAATGGAAGTATTAATGGGCCGTGGGGTTTATCCCATGGAACCATAATAAGCACATGTCAAGTTTCTGTGGATGCTCCTGACAGCAAATCTGAAAGTAGCAACAATAGAATGAATGCTTGGGGCACCATAAACTCTTCATCAAATGGAGGGTTAAATCCAAGCACTTTGAATTCAAATGGCAACCATGGTGCCTGGCCTGTATTGGAGAACAATGGACATGCCCTGAAAGGGTCTGTAGGGAGTGGTAATCCTGGCACAAATATTCAGTGCAGTACCATAGGTCAGATATCTAATAGTCAGAGTATTAACTCTAAAGTGGGTGGTTCAGCCCATGGTTCCTGGGGAAGCCTTCAGGAAAATTGTGATTCTGAAGTAAATGGTACAAGGAAGGTTTCATTCAGTGGGCAACCTCAAAACCTTAACACTGAAATGAATGGACCAAATAACACTACTAACTTTATGACCTCTAGTTTACCAAACTCTGCTGGTTCAGTGCAGATTAACGAACTGCCTAATAATACAGGGCATGGGGCCTGGCGTGTGAGCACAATGAATCATTCTCAGATTCAGGCCTCTCCAGTTACAAATGGCACTTCCATTTCTCATCTGAGCAATGGTGAGGCGAAAAGTGGTGGATCTTATGGTACTACATGGGGTGCCTATGGTTCTAATTACTCTGGAGACAAATGTTCAGGCCCAAACAGCCAAGCTAATGGTGACACTGTGAATGCAACTCTAATGCAGCCAGGCATTAGCGGGCCTGGCAGCACTAACTTTCAAATCAATGGGAATAAAGGCGGAGGGGTATGGGAGGCAGGGACAGTCAACTCCCAGAATATGCCATGGGGAAGTGGAAATGGTGCAAGTGCTGGCGGGAGTAGAAGAGGATGGGGCAATCCTGCACAAAACACTGGCACTAACATTTCAAATGGGGAGTGGAGTAAACTGCCTAGTAATCAGCATTCCAATGAAAGTGTGAATGGAAACAGCAGGAAGTTTACAAATGGATGGAAATCTACTGAGGAGGATGACCTTAACAGCCAGagttctgctgcttctcagatAACTGAGCAGAACAGCGCATGGGCCAAAACAGGTACGGGGGACAGCGAAGGTAGTTCGGAGAGCACTGGATGCCATGAAGATAGAGTAACTACAGAAGGACAGAATCGAGAGAGAAGGAAAGTTGACCAGCATGCATTACTCCAAAGTATAGTGAACAGAACTGACTTAGATCCGCGTGTCCTTTCCAACTCTGGTTGGGGACAGACTCCAATCAAACAGAACACTGCCTGGGATACTGAAACATCACCAAGGGGTGAAAGAAAAACTGACAATGGGACAGAGGCCTGGGGAGGCTCTGTGACACAgacttccagctcagggggatGTGTGGATAGACCGAGCCCTAATAATAATGATACCTCATCTGTATCAGGGTGGGGAGATCCAAAGTCTGCTACAAGGTGGGGAGACTCCAAAGGGTCAAACAGCCAAGGGGGGTGGGAAGAAGATTCTGCTGCTACAGTAATGGTCAAGAGCAATCAATCATGGGGAAGTGGCAAAGAGGAAAAGTCATCTTGGAATGATGCACAGAAGATCAAACAGGGATGGGTAGATGGACAAAAGGCCAGCCAGGGTTGGGCAGTTTCTGCTGGTGATAGCTGGGGTGAAAATTCAAGAAGTAACCATTGGGGTGAGGCTAAGAAATCCAGTTCAGGAGGTAGCGACAGTGACAGATCAGTGTCTGGTTGGAATGAGCCAGGTAAATCAAATTCTGTTACTTGGGGAGGTAATAATACAAACCCAAATAATTCTTCAGGATGGGATGAGCCTGCAAAGTCTAATCAGAACCAGGGCTGGGGAGACCCTCCTAAATCCAATCAGCCTCAAGTTTGGGGGGATTCATCAAAGCCAATCAACTCTCCAGAATGGAACAAACAAGATGTTGGCTCTTGGGGAGCACCATCTGCCACAAACAAACCCCCAGGGTCAGGCTGGCTGGGTGGACCAATGCCGGCACCAGCAAAGGAGGAAGAACCCACTGGCTGGGAGGAGCCATCCCCTGAATCAATACGCCGTAAAATGGAAATTGATGATGGAACTTCTGCTTGGGGTGATCCAAGCAAATACAACTACAAAAATGTGAATATGTGGAATAAAAATGTCCCAAACAGTAGCAGCAGTTCCGACCAGCAAGCACAGGTACATCAGCAGCTACTGTCTTCAAGTGCCATGTCTAGCAAGGAGAGCAGTTCGGGTTCTG gtTGGGGAGAGCCTTCTACTCCAGCCACTACTGTAGATAATGGAACTTCAGCGTGGGGTAAACCCATGGATACTGGTACTAGCTGGGGAGAACCCATCAGCGATGCAGCAGGCACCTCTGGCTGGGGAAATGCTTCTCTTGGTCAACAGGCTTCAAATAAACCTG GGCCTAAATCTATGCAAGATAGTTGGTGTGGAGATGATATGCCATTGACAGGCAGTCGTCAGACcagctgggaggaagaggaggatgtaGAGATTGGAATGTGGAACAGCAGTTCTTCACAAGAAGCTAACCCATCTTTAAATTGGCCAccttatatgaaaaaaatgcccACAAAG gGAATAATGAAAGGTGGAAATAAGCAAGATGAAACATGGATCAATCCATTCATTAAGCAATTCACAAATCTCAGTTTTTCA AGAGAATCACCAGAAGAAACCATACAGAGCAATAAGATGGACATGTCTGGAG GGTTATTGCAAGATAAGCGGATGGAGATGGATAAGCATGGCCTCAATGTTGGAGATTACAATCGTGTGGTTGGAAAAGGCCCTGGTTCTCGTCCTCAAATTTCCAAAGAGTCTTCCATGGATCGCGGTCCTTACTTTGATAAG AATGGCAATCCCAGTATGTTTGGTGTTGGTAATATAGCAGCACAGCCCAGGAGCATGCAGCAGCCTCCAGCACAACCTCTTAATTCATCTCAGCCTAATCCACGTGCTCAAGTGCCTCCTCCATTACTATCCCCTCAG GTTCCAGTATCATTACTGAAGTATGCACCAAACAACGGTGGCCTGAGCCCACTTTTTGGCCCACAACAGGTAGCCATGTTGAATCAACTGTCCCAGTTAAACCAGCTTTCTCAGATCTCCCAGTTACAG CGGTTGTTGGCTCAGCAGCAAAAAGCGCAGAATCAAAGAAGCATGCCTTCTGGTGGTCGTcaacagcaggagcagcag GGTCGATCTCTTAGTATGCAGCAACAGATGATGCAACAGTCCCGTCAGCTTGATCCAAACCTGTTAATGAAGCAGCAAACACCACCCTCTCAACAGCAGTCACTCCATCAACCCACCATGAAATCTTTCCTTGAGAATGTCATACCCCATGCTACTCCTGAGCTACAAAAAGGGCCATCACCAATAAATGCATTCAGCAGCTTCCCTATAG GAATGAACTCAAACTTGAATGTAAACATGGATATGAGCAGTATTAAAGAGCCACAATCTCGACTGAGGAAATGGACTACAGTAGACAGCATTTCTGTGAACACATCTTTAGATCAAAACTCCAGCAAACATG gtGCTATTTCAAGTGGTTTTAGGCTGGAAGAGTCTCCATTTGTTCCATATGACTTTATGAACAGCAGTAATTCACCAGCCAGTCCTCCTGGATCTATTGGGGATGGCTGGCCCCGTGCCAAATCGCCTAATGGCTCTAGCAGTGTTAACTGGCCACCAG AGTTTCGTCCTGGTGAGCCATGGAAAGGTTATCCAAACATCGACCCTGAAACTGACCCTTACGTCACTCCTGGCAGTGTCATAAACAATCTTTCAATTAATACTGTGCGGGAAGTTGACCACCTCAGGGACAGGAACAGTG GGTCATCCTCATCTTTGAACACCACGCTGCCTTCAACTAGTGCCTGGTCATCCATTCGTGCCTCCAACTACAATGTTTCCCTCAGCAGTACAGCACAAAGCACTTCAG TAGCCAGAAACAGTGATTCCAAATCAACATGGTCTCCTGGATCAGTCACTAACACCTCTCTGGCTCATGAGCTGTGGAAGGTCCCTTTGCCACCTAAAAGCATCACTGCTCCGTCCCGCCCACCTCCAGGGCTAACAGGCCAGAAACCACCGTTGTCCACTTGGGATAATTCCCTTCGTTTGGGTGGAGGATGGGGAAATTCTGATGCCAGATATACCCCTG GTTCAAGCTGGGGTGAGAGCAGCTCAGGGAGAATAACAAATTGGCTTGTTCTAAAAAACCTTACACCTCAG ATTGATGGCTCAACCCTGCGTACTCTGTGCATGCAGCACGGTCCACTAATAACATTCCACCTTAACCTCCCACATGGTAATGCTTTGGTCCGTTACAGTTCAAAAGAAGAGGTAGTGAAGGCACAAAAATCTCTGCACAt GTGTGTATTAGGGAACACTACTATTCTTGCTGAGTTTGCCAGTGAAGAGGAGATTAGTCGCTTCTTTGCACAAGGCCAGTCTCTGACTCCGTCTCCTGGCTGGCAATCTCTCGGATCCAGCCAGAACCGACTTGGATCCATTGACGGTTCCCATTCGTTCTCAAACCGTAATGATCTAAATCACTGGAATGGTGCTGGGCTGTCGGGAACTAGCAGTGGAGACCTTCATGGCACTTCACTTTGGGGGAGCCCCAACTATTCCACGAGCCTGTGGGGCACCCCGAGCAGCAATGACACCAGGGGAATTAGCAGCCCATCCCCCATCAACGCTTTCCTTTCTGTTGACCACCTAGGTGGAGGTGGAGAGTCCATGTaa